Genomic window (Arachis hypogaea cultivar Tifrunner chromosome 13, arahy.Tifrunner.gnm2.J5K5, whole genome shotgun sequence):
AGTAGTGCTTAACTCAGTATAAAGAACAATGACAAAGATGAGCGCACATAGTTACAGATGAAAACCACATTATTCTTGTTTCCTGAGAGGGAAGAATAAAAGTAGGAGCATCTGAAATATCTTGTGCTTCTTTTTCAATGATGTCTCGGATACACTGGGACTCAAAACAAGTTTGCCCCTCtcaaacaaaaaaaggaaaaaaaaaaagtagaagagTTGTTTAGAAGGTTTCAGAAATAAATCATCAATATGTTGAGCACTCTCATAAGTTCAAGGACCAAAATGAATATTCAATCTTCCGTTTCCCAAAAAATGTGTCGTATACCAATAAACTTTTAAACTTTTCAATACATTCCTAAATTCCTTTTTAAAAGGTTCAACAGTCTAAAATGATAGGCAAACAGatttaattatataacaataAAAACTATCCATGGTCAAACCTGTAAAACAAGGTTACAAAGATTGAAACAAGTAGCTCCGATAGTCTGATGTCTGCCGTGTACCacaattaaaaaactaatatcCCATCCAAAATGCACGAGATTGAAATTTCTATTCACCCTAATTGGTATTTTACAGGAGCTAGACAAGTCAAGCCTCTCTTGTGAACGGAAAATGGAGACTACTGTTCAAGCTGAATGTTTGCTACATGCAAGACTTTCTGCATAGTTGAAAGAAACATAATAATTCTCATTTCTGTGAGCTGGTAGATTCTTTAACTCACGACTGTAAGGATTCAAGATGGATAGAGTAGTTTTCACTAGACCAGATTCATCAACATGCTCGAGCAATCGGTGGCAAACAATTTGATCTCTCCAAATACTTATTGGATATACTATCCTTGAAAAGGGCCCTACCCTGTATCGTTTAATCCATCTCTCCCCTTCAGCTGCATATGTATGAGTGTTATCCAATACCCACAAGTCAATCAGAGAAGATTCACCATTTACCATCATAAAATTATGGAAGTTTCCCATCATAAACTGATGAAACATAACAAGTTTGTCATTGTATTCTGCTAGCACAGAGGTAGAGGAGTAAGTAGTGGGCAAAGGGTGTGATTCAGGACCTCTTAACAACCTAAAAATGTCATGTCCAATGTCGAATGAAACCAAACATTCATCAGGATCTTGACTGGACTCGAGCTCGGAGCTCGTGGTGGCCTTCCAAAACATGCCTCCACCGGCGGCAATAGCATTCGATACCAAACATAAATTTTGCAAATTGCTAGCATCAACTTGTCTCCATGACCCACTAGCTAAGGAATACACTTCCACTTGGTTAACATGAATGTCATCAAGAACCACAATTCCAtcattaccctcattatcatcatcatcatcagactcATAAGACTCACATACACAAATTCTCACTATCTTGTAATCATTGACAAGTGGACTATAGCCAAATCCAAAATAGTAAAGAGTCCTGACATCAGTTAGGGTTCGAGGTACCTGTGTGACTTGTCTTGTTGCTGGATTACAAATGGAAAGAGCGTGATCGGTGTGACGTAAGCACAGCAAGCCATTGCGGGAACCCACAATCTTGGCGCCATTTGAGGCGAAATTGAGAAATTCAAGCTCGTGAACACTGAGGTCAGGTCCAATTAAGCAGAAGGATGTTGGAGTGGAGCACACTGGGGAAGTAGGAGAACGTTGAATTctctgaagaagaagaaaacgattCTGAATTGAGTGGCGAAGGTGCTGTGCCGTGAAATGAGGGGTTCTGAAGAGATTCGCCCAATTCTTTGAGACACACTTGAATCGCATCAAAGATTTCACTGGAAGCCTTTTCAGAATATCTATCATCACATCATCAGGAAAAATCTCACCGTTCTCACCCATTGAAGCCAATCAATCCTTTCTTCTGCGATTCCTTCCACAAACCCTAACTGTTGCTTTAAAGTAAAGTAACTTGCTttcctctttcctttttcttctctctcaatAAGAGAGAATACTATTATTAGAAACAGGCTATGCATCCAACCATATTATTGCCATCAAAATTTAATCAAACAGACTcaacaataacaaaaattattacaCGCGCGATGCTGTATGTTATTGTGGCTGAGTTTTTTAAATATTGTGAAAAaatgtgtgtttttctttaatatttttctttaggtGAGTTTAACATTGTTATGGGAGAGAAAGAATTTTTTGTCAGAAGATACAAAACGTCTTTTGTacatgatttaaatttttttaataaataaaatcaaaagggCACTACCGTTTTgctagaaataaataattaaaaaaataaacataattgttGCCGTTTTGTCTAGAaagcaaaaaatttttaatttaaaaatagaaaacggCGGTGCTGTTTTGTGTTGAAACAAATTTTACTGTTGAAAATGGTCAAAATGGTGGTGACGTTTAGTACaagtatgaataaaaaaatttaaaattagctaTATAAGGTATGCTAGTATTATGCGAGAAACACCTTGAATAGAGTGGAAAGTGAACAACACAAAGTTATttgtctttaaattttcagagaACTTAGAACTCTTTATTCTTTAGCAGTTGAATTTGTTCTTACTTCTTTAGCTGTGAAGTTGTTCTTCATTCTTTAGCAGTTGAAGTTGTTCTGCATTTGTTGAGTGAAATAAGTTGTGGGTAAATGTAATAAGTGTATAAAATGGAGAGTTatgttagtttaaaaatatatttcaatgGTCAGATTTTGTATGATACACATGAGGGTGTGAGTTTTTTGTATGAGAATCCATGTgttattattgtttctctttcaataacATATGAAGGATTTAAGAATGTACTCTGTCAGAGTGTAGGTCAGCAAGGCCGGAAGAGAGTGACCAATATTTTATATAGGTAGCCTGTGTTAGTATTTGGTGGTTTCGTTCAATTTCAAGTAATGCACGTGGCTGACAAAGCTAGTATACAAGGAATGTTTTCGACCTACCATCAAACTAGAGCCCGAGTCTCACTTATCGAGTTATATGTTGAGTtcgaagaaattgaaaatattgatTTTCCGGAACCAATATAGACTGGATGGGTTATAATACCGAAAATGATGAAGAGTTTGAAAGTAATTATGAAGTTGTTGGTCCAACTAAACATGTGGAAGAAGATGATATATCAGTTGAGGGAGATGTAGCAGATGTTGCTAATGCACTAGTGGATCAACATTCATCGGAAAAACTATCGTTTATGCATACTTTGAATCTTGATGCCATATATGTTCCAGAATTTTCTGAATATGTCAATAgaggtaaaatttttttattattattattgttagaaatatttgaattattattagtattgtttcgttgttattattattattattactaattattATTAGTCTTTTTATGAAACggaggttattattattattattattattattattattattattattattattattagggataagtacgattttggtccttgACGttaagggtcagaatcgaaaccgttCCTGATGTAGTTTTCGACTTAAAACCGTCCTTAATGTTACATTTCATTTTAAAATGGtcctttctaataaatttttttaatttattccgaAATTACccttactttaaaaaaatataaaattaaacaaaaaaaaaaaaagaaaacgcgtTTTGTTGGGGGGGGAGGCAAAGGGTATACGAAGGGgaagggagagggggaaggggaaggggaaggggaaaggggggaggggggacGGCGCCGGCGGCAAAGCTTGGAGGGGAAGGAGAAAGGACGTGGGGTTCGGAGttgggggaaggggaaaggacgTGGGGTGGAGGTGGGGGAAGGGGAGAGGCGGAGGGGGGAGGGAGAAGGggaaaggggaaaggggggaAGGGGATGGCGGCTGTCGCTGTCGCCTCGGCTGTTCCCACCGCCGCTGGATCCGTCGCGTGCGTCTGCCTCTGCCTGGCCTCCACCTCTGCCTCGCcgcctctgcctctgcctctgcctcgccgcctctgcctcgccgcctcgccgcctctgcttttgcttctgctttttgttttctgcTTCTGGTGTTGTttgattttgttaaatttgtgtttgaattttgttaaatttgtgcTTCTGGTGTTGTTGATTTTCTGTTTATGTTTCTCTGTGTGGAGGTGGAGATAGAGGTGGGGGGTGGGGGTGGTGGAAGGGaagacggggagggggagggggaagcAGGGAGGCAGTGAAGGGAAGGGGGAAGCAGGGGAGGCAgtgagggggagggggagggaaaacggggtggggggaagggggaggcagtgagggggagggggaagggggaagcAGGGAGGCAGTGAGGGGGAGGGAACatggggtggggggaagggggagGCAGTGAGGGGAGGGGGGAAGGGGGAAGTAGTGAGGGGGAGGGACGCGGGGTGAGGATGAGGGTGAGGGTGAGGGTgagggtgggggtggggggaggggGAGGCGGAGGCGGAGGGGGACGGCGGCGgcgttggtggtggtgttggtggtggtggagtgACAGTgggtgttgatgatgatgatgatggtgatgatgatgttgataatggtggtggagtggcagttggtggtggtggtggtgaaggaggtaattatgttggtagtggtgagggtatttttgtccaaaaaaatttaaaaggacgattttaatacgaaaaaaaacattaaacacgattttaaatcgaaaattagaagagggacaatttcgattctgacccttaacgtcagggaccaaaatcgtacttatcccttattattattattattattattatgtgttacaagaattatttgaattattattagtattggtacgttattgttattataattaacactaattattataaatattattattagaattattATCTATGGAGGTTATAGAAACacctaatattttatataaaaaatttaaaaaataacccaTGCTCATTAGATAATAATTAAGGCtatatattttagttaaattttaaccTAAAAATCTAAATCACTAAAAAATTATATccgaattaaataaataattatgttttgaaatcaattattttaaataaaactaaaattattaaatttttttctaataaattatttaaaatataattaaaattactaaaaacgtctgtttttcaaaaaagtaaaaattaaaacaaaagtaaacaaaaattctaaagcgGCCTTTTTCTcacataaattatataaaatcaaactaaaattaataaaaattctattttttaaaaaaattaattgaacaaaattaaaattaaaaaaatatatactaacaTTCAACGAATAATATACACTAACGATACGCTAACAATTAATACTATTATTATAACTATAAcaaagataatatattttttactacTCCTAATCAagaactaataattaatttattcatctacgtaatcaaaaaattattttaaaaatattatatactgtttttttttaacttttacttCAAAACAATAAGATTAACCCTAACTAACTACTAATAATACGTTTAAAATACTAACTTTTTTCTATCTTTGACTGTTGCCGTTTTCTTTGTTGCGGGAATGTGGGGCTGCCGTTTTTTTGTTGTGGGGATGTGGGGTaaacaaaatgaagaagaaagaatgaagactATGGATAAGAATAATGGAGACTATGGActgaagaagaaagaatgaaagaagAAGAGAGTTGGCGTTTTCATCGACGTGTGGGAAGAGAGAGGAACCTGCCACGTGTTGATCATGCACAACAAAACGTCAATAACGTTTTGATCAAAACGTTAGTGACGTTTTCCACATAACGGCGTTGACGTTTTCCTTGCAGCATTTGACGGCTCCCATAGCGACGCTAAACTCTCCTGTTTGGTCATTTTGGTGGGTAATACCACCTTTggcccaatattaaaaaaaaaagttctgTTATTGTCGTCGTGATCTTCTTTTTTTCGCGTATTTTTTTTTCATCGTCATTTTTTAGTTGatagttgttgttattattgtatttttttcatCCTTCTCTCTATGGTAGTTTTGTAATatcatgaattttttttgtttgattttttattttattttattttattttttttaagagagtgaaacaaaaaaaaattataacaaaataaaataagaataagatgaggaagaaaaattttgaattgtGTAGAACAACAATACAAAATGTACTTTAATTCActtagaaatgaaccgaaattacatttaaaatgaaccaaaaattaaattccgaatgaaccaaaattacttaatgacGACAATTTACGAACAAACTCGTTTCAAAACAAACACAGATCAggtgcaccttatttaaatccagaatgaaccgaaattacttaatgactGCGTTCGAAAACAAGcgcaaaaacaaaattaaatgatCAGAAATTCACtaaaaaatgaaccgaaattacattTAGATTgaaccaaaaattaaatttcgaatgaaccaaaattacttaatgatgccGATACTCAAACAAACTCGTTTCAAAATAAGCAAGACtaagtgcaccttatttaaatctaaaatgaactaaaattacttaataattgtgtttgaaaataagcacacaaacaaaattgaatcatgaacaaaaacacatcTAAATTCATTAAGTGATTTTGCAGTATTatgcatttctttttctttgtttgattttttcatgtttttattatttttaaaagggtaaaataagaagaattatgagaaagaaaaataaggaggAGAAGATGAATAAGACAAGAAGAAGAATATGACGAGAAATTTTGAGgagttttttattcttgtttcttttttggtttgatttttttctctttttcttgattttattcCTCTCAAGAGAGGATgtgaggaggaagagttttgaattgtatagAACAACGAGACCAAATGCACCTTAatcactcagaaatgaaccgaaattacatcCAGGATgaaccaaaaattaaatttcgaatgaaccgaaattacttaatgtgACGATACACAAAAAAACTCGTTTCAAAACACGAATTGATCaaatgcaccttatttaaatatagaatgaatcaaaattacttaataattgCGTTTgaaaacaagcacacaaacaaaattgaataaTTAGAAATTCACTCATAAATGAACCGGAATTACATCCAAAATGAACCAAAAATTAAATTctgaatgaaccgaaattatttaatgatgacgATACACAAACAAACTTATTTCAAAACAAGCACATACTAAgtcaattttgaataaaaatacatccaaattAATTTTGGATCAGACAATGTCATCAATATGGCAAAAATTCGATGATATCGATAACAATAACAATGATAACGATAACGACGATACGTATTAGAAGAAGACGACAATGACGATAACGATGATAATCATGATAATGATGATAATGGAGGAGAAGAatgaaaaggaaggaggagaagaagaagaagacgacgatgTAGCATCAGGGGTGAATAAGAATGTGCGTGCATAAAtttgaaacaagaagaagaagcgcgTGAATCTAGATAGCGTTTGTTTTGAAGTATTGGAACAGAGATtgggagactgagactcagtatcatatttgttggctcagagactagtactaaaatttctgtctctgtccccaaaattttagtatttcagtacctccaaaaagtggagacgcaggagactaaaatttttagagatgaaaaccaaaactttaataatattttatacctaaaatacactcatttcaattaattaattacaattttaccctttgtgctaattaaattagagcttcattcttatttcaatttctgtctttcACTTTGTACCAAAcaaaatactgagatttatttcagtctctgtctcttagtctctgtctctcagtctcagtctttcagtctctgtctctccaccaaacgctacctaaaagaCTTGGTTGAACTTGGTTGGTTAAATCACTTGGATGTGGAGCTTTATTGTATTGGAAGATAGTGgagatattttgaattttaaattcggGTACACTACCAAAAATGCACTCGAATAATTTTGTTGCTGATAAAAATGCACTTGAATTTTGCTATCGATAAAAATAaactcaaataattttaaaacgcgACAAAATCAtctaacagtaaatatatatttctcgaaaaatattttagaaattgaattttgatgcgattttttgtaagcatgattagaaaaatgagatattattcaaataggttgat
Coding sequences:
- the LOC112733217 gene encoding putative F-box protein At5g62660; this encodes MGENGEIFPDDVMIDILKRLPVKSLMRFKCVSKNWANLFRTPHFTAQHLRHSIQNRFLLLQRIQRSPTSPVCSTPTSFCLIGPDLSVHELEFLNFASNGAKIVGSRNGLLCLRHTDHALSICNPATRQVTQVPRTLTDVRTLYYFGFGYSPLVNDYKIVRICVCESYESDDDDDNEGNDGIVVLDDIHVNQVEVYSLASGSWRQVDASNLQNLCLVSNAIAAGGGMFWKATTSSELESSQDPDECLVSFDIGHDIFRLLRGPESHPLPTTYSSTSVLAEYNDKLVMFHQFMMGNFHNFMMVNGESSLIDLWVLDNTHTYAAEGERWIKRYRVGPFSRIVYPISIWRDQIVCHRLLEHVDESGLVKTTLSILNPYSRELKNLPAHRNENYYVSFNYAESLACSKHSA